A part of Drosophila ananassae strain 14024-0371.13 chromosome 2R, ASM1763931v2, whole genome shotgun sequence genomic DNA contains:
- the LOC6507134 gene encoding peritrophin-44, whose translation MKVFQCGCYFGILLGLWMAEIEGRGFTMEDKCKLWAGGGYIGDPSDCRGWGFCQNNKLIDRNNCADDLFYNFRDGTCKNKEKASCNSDPFEICASLEPEDYVADPADCQRFVKCGSIGNPTWSTCGEDQVFSNVKQKCIQEVSGCPQDNICSNMMDNALVADPNTCKDYFKCYNGLATKLSCSAGRYFNRETGFCQFWLPENCSRDEEVHPESPSSKDSLICHRYYQVDRLGEQRIPDMTTCYGYYTCTSQFDSGEWSSCPAGSHFVWWTQRCAPPEENSCSYDRCRNHKRSFVTTLNKGCREYTGCQNQSSVGSEKCPDEYPYFDEVKGQCGVEFPNHRVCYMNG comes from the exons ATGAAAG TTTTTCAATGTGGCTGCTACTTCGGGATACTTTTGGGCCTCTGGATGGCCGAGATTGAAGGTCGTGGCTTTACCATGGAGGACAAGTGCAAACTGTGGGCTGGAGGTGGATATATCGGTGATCCCAGCGACTGCCGGGGCTGGGGATTCTGCCAGAATAACAAACTAATTGATCGGAATAACTGCGCTGatgatttattttacaatttcCGGGATGGCACTTGTAAAAATAAGGAGAAAGCTAGCTGCAATTCAGATCCTTTTGAGATCTGTGCCAGCCTTGAACCGGAGGACTATGTGGCCGACCCTGCAGACTGCCAGAGATTCGTAAAGTGCGGGTCCATCGGAAATCCCACATGGAGCACATGCGGAGAGGATCAGGTTTTCAGCAATGTGAAACAGAAATGCATTCAGGAGGTCTCCGGATGCCCCCAGGACAACATCTGCTCCAACATGATGGATAACGCTCTCGTGGCAGATCCAAACACCTGCAAGGATTACTTCAAGTGTTACAATGGACTCGCCACAAAGTTGAGCTGCTCAGCGGGTCGATATTTCAACCGCGAAACGGGTTTCTGTCAATTCTGGCTGCCGGAAAACTGCTCCAGGGATGAGGAAGTTCATCCAGAATCCCCATCGTCCAAGGACTCTCTCATATGTCACAGATACTACCAGGTGGATCGGTTGGGCGAGCAGAGAATCCCGGATATGACGACCTGCTACGGCTACTACACCTGCACTTCTCAGTTCGATTCGGGAGAGTGGAGCAGCTGTCCAGCTGGCAGTCACTTTGTGTGGTGGACCCAAAGGTGTGCCCCTCCGGAGGAAAATAGCTGCTCCTATGACAGGTGCAGAAACCATAAAAGGTCCTTTGTGACCACCTTAAATAAAGGATGTCGCGAGTATACTGGGTGTCAGAATCAAAGTTCTGTAGGATCGGAGAAGTGCCCAGATGAGTATCCCTACTTTGATGAGGTTAAGGGTCAGTGTGGAGTGGAGTTTCCAAACCATAGAGTTTGCTACATGAATGGTTAA